The segment ATGACAGCAGTTGTTGCAGATGCGAAAACAGGGAAAATTTTGGCAATGTCCCAGCGCCCTACATTTAACCCTGAAACACGAGATAGCCAAAATATGAAGTGGCTCAATGAAGTGATTGAGGAAACAATTGAACCTGGCTCAACGATGAAAACATTCACGCTCGCTTCGGCGATTGATACAGATACATGGCCACCAAATGCAACCTATGCGTCAGGTAGATATAGAGTGCTTGATCGTGATATTCGAGATCATAATAATGGTAGAGGATGGGGAACGATTACTTACTTAGAAGGGTTCCAGCGTTCATCTAATACAGCAATGGCACATTTATTAAAGATTATTGGTGAGGATGTCTTTTACGACTACTTAGATCGCTTTGGCTTTGGGCAGAAAACAGGCATTGATTTACCAAATGAGGCAACAGGTACACTGCTATCTAAATATCCAATTCAGCGTGTCACAACTACCTATGGTCAAGGCTCTACCGTAACACCCATTCAGCTAGTACAAGCAATGACAGCTATCGCAAATGATGGAAAAATGATGCAGCCATACGTTATTGATCAGATTGTAGACTCGTCAACAGGGAAGGTGATTCAAAACCACAAGCCTGTTGAAAAGGGGCAGCCGATTAAAGCGGATACAGCTAAACAAGTACGAGAAATTCTTGCATCTACATTAACATCAGAGTATGGTACAGCGAAGGATTTTATATTGGAGGATTATGAGGTTGCAGGGAAAACAGGTACTGCCCAAATTCCAAAAGCGAGCGGTGGTTATCTTTCAAACCAATATTTGTATTCATTTTTAGGTTTAGCGCCTGTCGATGATCCACAGTTAATTGTCTATGTTTCAGTGAAAAAGCCGCAATTAAAGCAAGGTGAGCAGGGCTCAGTGCCTGTATCTAAAGTGTTTAAGCCTGTTATGCTAAATAGTTTAAAGCATCTCAATATTAATCCAGATGATGTTCAGCATGTAGATCATGTTGGTATTCAAGATTATACAGGCAGAAATGCGGATGCTATTCAAGTAGAGTTAGCAAATGATGGTTTACAGCCAGTTATTGTTGGCGGTGGCGGCCAAATTATTGATCAATATCCAAAGGATGTTCAAAAGTTAGTAAAAGGTAGTTTTGTATTTTTAAAGACAGATGGTGATACTACATTGCCAGACTTTACGAATTGGTCATTACGAAATTTACTTGTATTTAAAGCAATGGCAGGAATAGATATAGAAGTTTTCGGTGAGGGCTTTGTAGCTAGTCAAAGTGTGTCAGCAGGTACAATTATTACAGATAGCTCACCAATTGTTGTGAAGCTTAAAACGCCAGCTGAAAGTTTTATTCAGGATGTTGAAGCGTCCTCTGAGGGAGAAGAAATTCCCGAAGAAGAGCTAGAGCAAATTGAGGATGAAAATAACGCTGAATAGAAGTCCACTTTATTTCATACGTTGTAAAAAACAAGGTGTGATGTCGAATGAAGTGGATTTCTATCCATTCTAAAAAACGTTTACGAATTTTATATGTGTTGTTTATGTGTGTAGCAGCGGCAATTATTATTCGATTGTTTTTTTTGCAAGTGTTAGATCAAAAAGAGCTAACGCAAAAAGCGGAAGAAAACTGGGATCGAGAAATTCCATTTGCGAATGAACGAGGGCATATTACAGATCGCGATGGTAAAAGCATTGTGACAAATAAACTAGCACCAACCTTATATTTTATGCCTGCCCAAAGCAAAGATATTGAGGGAGCAGCCGAAAAAATTGCACAAGTTTTAGAGGTGGATAAAGCAAAGCTGCTTGAGAAGATGCAGAAAAAGGATTACTTAGTTAAACTAGCACCAGAAGGCAAAAATATTCCATATGAAAAAGCCGTGGAATTGCAGGGTATGCAGATTGAAGGGCTATATAGCGGTGTAGATTACTCCAGAGATTACCCTTACGGTACAATGCTTTCACGGTTTTTAGGCTTTACAGGCTATGATGCGCAAGGCTTAGCTGGTATTGAATATGAATATAATAAGTTTTTAACAGCGAATTCATCTGCCATTCGTCTTTTTACAGATGCTAAAGGCAATAATTTGCCTAATGTTGCAAGTGCTTGGAAGGCAGGAGAGGATGGTGCAACGATTGAGTTGACCATTGATGTGGATGTGCAACAGGTTGTTGAGCGTGAGCTATCACAGGCGATGAAACGTTATGATGCTGATCAAGCATTGGCTATTGCGATGAATCCAAATAATGGTGAAATTGTTGCATTAGCGTCCTATCCAACTTTTCATCCTGCTGACTATCAATTAGTAGAGCCTGCTATTTATAATCGAAATTTACCTGTATGGATGACATATGAGCCAGGCTCTACTTTTAAAATTATTACGTTGAGTGCAGCATTGGAAGAGGATGTAGTCGATTTAGAAAATGATACATTTTATGATCCAGGCTATACAATGGTTGCTGGTGCAAGGCTTCGCTGCTGGAAGCGTGAGGGGCACGGGCATGAAACGTTTTTAGAAGTTGTAGAAAACTCCTGTAACCCTGGCTTTATTGAGCTAGGGCAACGACTAGGCAATGAACGCTTGCTGCAATATATTAAAGATTTTGGCTTTGGTCAAAAAACAGGCTCTAATATTGCCGGTGAAGCTTCAGGTATTTTATTTTCAAAGGAAGCCTTTGGACCAGTGGAGCAGGCTACAACATCATTTGGGCAAGGGGTAGCTGTTACACCGATTCAACAAGTGCAAGCGGTAGCTGCGGCAATTAATGGAGGCAAGCTATACACGCCATATGTTGTGAAAAAGGTTTTTAATCCGAAAACAGGAGAGGTTATTCAGGAAACAAAGCCGACTGTGAAAAATCAGGTAATTCGTGAGGAAACTTCTGCAAAAGTTCGAGGCGCGCTGGAATCAGTAGTAGCAAAAGGCTCAGGGCGGCAAGCCTTTCGAGAGGGCTTACGAATTGGTGGTAAAACAGGAACAGCACAGAAGGTTGAGGATGGTCGCTATAAAAGTGGTGAATATATTGTATCCTTTATTGGCTTTGCGCCAGCAGATGACCCACAAATCGTCGTTTATGTAGCAGTTGACAATCCAAAAAAGACAACACAATTTGGTGGTGTTGTAGCAGCACCTATTGTTGGGCAAATTATTGAGGACGTTGCACCTTTTGTTGGTATTGAAAAATCAAAGGAACAGCTTGAAAAGGATTATCGTTATGGTGATCCAATTACTGTGAAGGTACCAAATTTCATCGGTCAAACAAAGGATGATATTGCCAAGCAATTTTATCCATTCCGTATAGAATGGCATGGAGAGGGCACGAAAATTGGCAATCAGTTACCTGAGGTGGATAGTGTTATCAAACAAGATGGTACCATTCATTTATATTTGGAGAAGTAATATAACTTTACCTTTAAAAAATGGGAAAGAACCACTATTATTATGAAGGGTAGTAATAAATACAATGAAAGTTTATGCTTTTTTCCAAAAGAAGAAAGTGAAACAAGATTTAAAGGAGATTTTTCAATGAAACTCGCAACAACACTTACCATTTTAGCTCTTGCTTTTATAGTAACAGTTATCCTAGCACCAATTAGTATTCCGCTTCTTCGCCGTCTAAAATTTGGGCAAAGTATTCGTGAAGAAGGGCCAAAATCCCATATGAAAAAAGCTGGTACACCAACAATGGGAGGTATTATTTTCTTACTTTCTATCATCCTAACAACTGTTGGTGTAGGTAGCTTTTTAGACTTATTAACAACCCAAACCGTTGTATTATTATTAGTATTAGCAGGGTTTGGATTAATCGGTTTATTGGATGATGGCTTAAAGGTTGTGTTTAAACGAAATTTAGGATTAACGTCACTTCAAAAGCTGATTGGTCAAATTGTCATTGCTATTCTTGCTTACTTCCTTCTGTATGTTGGAGCGTTTGATACAACACTTGCGATTCCGTTTACAGAGTGGACAATTGATCTTGGAGTTTTCTATGTAGCCTTTTTAATTTTCTGGTTAGTAGGCTTCTCCAACGCAGTAAATTTAACAGATGGTTTGGATGGATTAGTGGCAGGAACGGCTTCTATTGCTTTTGCAGCATTTGGTGTTATTGCATTATTCCAAAGCCAAGCAGATATCGCTTTATTTACATTTGCTGTAACAGGTGCATTATTAGGCTTTTTACTGTTTAATGCTAATCCAGCAAAGGTATTTATGGGTGATACAGGTTCATTAGCATTAGGCGGCGCATTGGCAATGGTATCTGTCTTAGTGAAAGAGGAGTTTTTACTATTGTTAGTGGGCTTGGTGTTTGTTATCGAAACATTATCTGTTATTTTGCAGGTAGGTAGTTTTAAGCTTCGAAAAAAGCGTATTTTTAAAATGAGTCCTATCCACCATCATTTTGAATTATCAGGGTGGTCAGAATGGAAAGTAGTGCTTGTGTTCTGGTCAACTGCCCTAGCAGTAGCATTGATTGCAGTTTTATCGGAGGCGTTTTAATGAAAAACTATACGGATTTACAACATAAAAAGGTACTTGTGTTAGGTTTAGCAAAGAGTGGTGTGGCAGCTGCTGAAATTTTACATGAACTAGGCGCCTTTGTCACAGTCAATGATTCAAAACCATTTGATGAAAGCCCAGATGCACAAGGGCTATTACAGAAAGGGATTACAGTTATCTGTGGTCGCCATCCTGAGGATTTACTTGATGAGGGCTTTGAATTAGTAGTGAAAAACCCAGGAATTCCTTATAGTAATCGCATTGTGGCAGATGCAATTAGCCGAGAGATTCCTGTATGGACAGAGATTGAATTGGCTTATTTAATTAGTGATGCGCCATTTATTGGTATTACAGGTTCGAATGGTAAAACAACAACAACAACATTAATTTTTGATATGCTTGATAAAGGTAGTAAAAACCCTTTGATTGCGGGCAATATTGGAACAGTTGCTTGTGGCGTTGCAAAGGAGGCAACAGAGGATAATATTATTGTAACAGAATTATCCTCGTTCCAATTGATGGGAACACAAACGTTTAAGCCTAAAATTGCTATTTTAACAAATCTATATGATGCACATCTTGACTATCACGGCACATTTGATAATTATGCACAAGCAAAGTTTGCTGTGACGTGCAATCAAGATGACAGCGATTATTTTATTTATAATGCGGACCAAGCGATTGTGGCAGATTATGCAACACA is part of the Lysinibacillus sp. FSL K6-0232 genome and harbors:
- a CDS encoding penicillin-binding protein; the encoded protein is MKKKRFRFQWGAFLLLIFYGGLFFLLFTRMVTIQATGQVEGQELAAKAAAKYGKESVITANRGKIYDRNGQVIAEDTLSYRLVAIVNEEATIDAKNPRHVVDAEKTAEVLAKYIPAMKKEDILERLNNRYRSDGEPLYQVEFGSAGRDISYEVMTKIKEEKLPGILFVNDLKRYYPNGVFASHLIGYALKKDNGDGTVTTKGEMGLEYTYNKELTGVNGKVKYETDAFSYLLPNSEKMITPAKDGNDIYLTLDKTIQSFLEEAMTKVEKEYSPEGMTAVVADAKTGKILAMSQRPTFNPETRDSQNMKWLNEVIEETIEPGSTMKTFTLASAIDTDTWPPNATYASGRYRVLDRDIRDHNNGRGWGTITYLEGFQRSSNTAMAHLLKIIGEDVFYDYLDRFGFGQKTGIDLPNEATGTLLSKYPIQRVTTTYGQGSTVTPIQLVQAMTAIANDGKMMQPYVIDQIVDSSTGKVIQNHKPVEKGQPIKADTAKQVREILASTLTSEYGTAKDFILEDYEVAGKTGTAQIPKASGGYLSNQYLYSFLGLAPVDDPQLIVYVSVKKPQLKQGEQGSVPVSKVFKPVMLNSLKHLNINPDDVQHVDHVGIQDYTGRNADAIQVELANDGLQPVIVGGGGQIIDQYPKDVQKLVKGSFVFLKTDGDTTLPDFTNWSLRNLLVFKAMAGIDIEVFGEGFVASQSVSAGTIITDSSPIVVKLKTPAESFIQDVEASSEGEEIPEEELEQIEDENNAE
- a CDS encoding stage V sporulation protein D, which translates into the protein MKWISIHSKKRLRILYVLFMCVAAAIIIRLFFLQVLDQKELTQKAEENWDREIPFANERGHITDRDGKSIVTNKLAPTLYFMPAQSKDIEGAAEKIAQVLEVDKAKLLEKMQKKDYLVKLAPEGKNIPYEKAVELQGMQIEGLYSGVDYSRDYPYGTMLSRFLGFTGYDAQGLAGIEYEYNKFLTANSSAIRLFTDAKGNNLPNVASAWKAGEDGATIELTIDVDVQQVVERELSQAMKRYDADQALAIAMNPNNGEIVALASYPTFHPADYQLVEPAIYNRNLPVWMTYEPGSTFKIITLSAALEEDVVDLENDTFYDPGYTMVAGARLRCWKREGHGHETFLEVVENSCNPGFIELGQRLGNERLLQYIKDFGFGQKTGSNIAGEASGILFSKEAFGPVEQATTSFGQGVAVTPIQQVQAVAAAINGGKLYTPYVVKKVFNPKTGEVIQETKPTVKNQVIREETSAKVRGALESVVAKGSGRQAFREGLRIGGKTGTAQKVEDGRYKSGEYIVSFIGFAPADDPQIVVYVAVDNPKKTTQFGGVVAAPIVGQIIEDVAPFVGIEKSKEQLEKDYRYGDPITVKVPNFIGQTKDDIAKQFYPFRIEWHGEGTKIGNQLPEVDSVIKQDGTIHLYLEK
- the mraY gene encoding phospho-N-acetylmuramoyl-pentapeptide-transferase, which gives rise to MKLATTLTILALAFIVTVILAPISIPLLRRLKFGQSIREEGPKSHMKKAGTPTMGGIIFLLSIILTTVGVGSFLDLLTTQTVVLLLVLAGFGLIGLLDDGLKVVFKRNLGLTSLQKLIGQIVIAILAYFLLYVGAFDTTLAIPFTEWTIDLGVFYVAFLIFWLVGFSNAVNLTDGLDGLVAGTASIAFAAFGVIALFQSQADIALFTFAVTGALLGFLLFNANPAKVFMGDTGSLALGGALAMVSVLVKEEFLLLLVGLVFVIETLSVILQVGSFKLRKKRIFKMSPIHHHFELSGWSEWKVVLVFWSTALAVALIAVLSEAF
- the murD gene encoding UDP-N-acetylmuramoyl-L-alanine--D-glutamate ligase; amino-acid sequence: MKNYTDLQHKKVLVLGLAKSGVAAAEILHELGAFVTVNDSKPFDESPDAQGLLQKGITVICGRHPEDLLDEGFELVVKNPGIPYSNRIVADAISREIPVWTEIELAYLISDAPFIGITGSNGKTTTTTLIFDMLDKGSKNPLIAGNIGTVACGVAKEATEDNIIVTELSSFQLMGTQTFKPKIAILTNLYDAHLDYHGTFDNYAQAKFAVTCNQDDSDYFIYNADQAIVADYATQSKAQKIPFSVNGRTAHGISADDTTIYWQGEPYMERANIALPGKHNLENILASIAACILVGCDKEKMEEVLATFGGVRHRTQFVREWNGRKIYNDSKATNCLATKSALDAFEAPVILLAGGLDRGHSFEELRPCMHHVKGVVAFGETGLRFVEFAKSCGVSQTVIAQNVEDAVHYAAPMSAEGDVILLSPACASWDQYDSFEIRGDVFIDAVMKL